Proteins found in one Tsukamurella paurometabola DSM 20162 genomic segment:
- a CDS encoding LpqN/LpqT family lipoprotein, producing the protein MRRTLFALLTTAAVLVAAGCSGSSDEAPATTTTAATDMTLDEYLKSHGVAVVAQTAADLKGVRIAVQQPPNWFVDSAFQLPNTFAVIADTRATSEGFTPNATVLVHRLTGDIDPAEAIRRGPVDTTRYPGFRQDSVQIGTRDGDPSSTIRGSYDDGKGRRLAVSSTYVIHSGAQQRLAVQLLVTTTEKQAQTLRGDVQTLVDGLKITDV; encoded by the coding sequence GTGCGGCGCACGCTCTTCGCACTGCTCACCACGGCTGCGGTGCTCGTCGCCGCCGGATGTTCGGGTTCGAGCGACGAGGCCCCGGCTACGACCACCACGGCCGCTACCGATATGACGCTCGATGAATACCTCAAGTCGCACGGCGTCGCCGTCGTCGCGCAGACGGCGGCAGACCTCAAAGGCGTCCGCATCGCTGTGCAGCAGCCACCGAACTGGTTCGTCGACAGCGCTTTCCAGCTGCCCAACACGTTCGCGGTGATCGCCGATACCCGTGCCACCAGCGAAGGATTCACGCCGAACGCAACGGTCCTCGTGCACCGGCTCACGGGTGATATCGACCCCGCCGAAGCCATCCGCCGGGGACCGGTCGATACCACCCGCTATCCCGGATTCCGCCAGGACTCCGTGCAGATCGGTACCCGCGACGGCGATCCGTCGTCGACGATCCGGGGCAGTTACGACGACGGCAAAGGTCGCCGACTCGCGGTCTCCTCGACCTACGTGATCCACTCCGGTGCGCAGCAGCGCCTCGCTGTTCAGCTCCTGGTGACCACGACGGAGAAGCAGGCGCAGACGCTGCGGGGCGACGTCCAGACCCTCGTGGACGGCCTGAAGATCACCGACGTGTAA
- a CDS encoding solute carrier family 23 protein, which translates to MIRTDAITSLFVGLFGGQTMITTGENIGIVSVTGVRSRYVTATAGLLLAAVAPLAPLGTLIASLPAPVIGGTAAYVFAMMAVAGLRTLGSLAPWTTGIPPPLSPASLQVTADPRPRPLPRTPAAVRPVLSSGVTMTAAVAAVFEYRRQA; encoded by the coding sequence GTGATCCGCACCGACGCGATCACCTCACTGTTCGTGGGCCTGTTCGGCGGACAAACGATGATCACCACCGGCGAGAACATCGGCATCGTCAGCGTCACCGGGGTGCGCAGCCGATACGTGACTGCCACCGCTGGACTGCTCCTTGCGGCGGTGGCGCCCCTCGCCCCACTGGGTACACTCATCGCCTCGCTGCCCGCCCCCGTGATCGGCGGTACCGCCGCCTACGTCTTCGCGATGATGGCGGTGGCCGGCCTGCGGACGCTCGGCTCCCTGGCCCCGTGGACGACCGGAATTCCGCCACCGCTGTCGCCGGCCTCACTGCAGGTCACTGCCGATCCTCGGCCCCGGCCTCTACCAAGGACTCCCGCAGCCGTCCGCCCCGTTCTCTCGAGCGGCGTCACTATGACCGCCGCTGTCGCCGCCGTATTTGAGTACAGGCGACAAGCATAA
- a CDS encoding aryl-sulfate sulfotransferase has product MEQNTLKRRGAGLIGRDAERSAGGYTLYAPLSGDGAVYLVDEDGAEVHRWNLPYRPGRHARLLADGSLAYNGNLVGSGEGPALFDMWRKYSGGSMARYDRDGKMLSEVVDPLQHHDAHHLDDGRILYAALEPLTGNRARAVRGGHPGTEAAGPDGTPTVYADTIQEVGPDGELLWSWNAFDHLDVLDFPLQAHYWREHWPLINSVQPLGDDAVVASLRSVSAVVVIDRATGDVRTVADPETVAQQHHVTPLDSGTLLVFDNGTFRHGESVTYSRVIELDPADGSVVWQYADNPREAFFTPFMGGAQRLWNGNTLITEAAFGRLFEVTAEGRVVWEFVVPQFSAYPDPSTRTVFPAVGNAVFRAYRYPAEQVQAWGLA; this is encoded by the coding sequence GTGGAACAGAACACTCTCAAGCGACGTGGCGCCGGCCTCATCGGCCGGGACGCCGAGCGATCAGCCGGCGGCTACACGCTGTACGCGCCGCTGAGCGGCGACGGCGCGGTGTACCTCGTCGACGAGGACGGTGCCGAGGTGCACCGGTGGAACCTGCCGTACCGCCCCGGACGGCACGCGCGGCTCCTCGCGGACGGCAGCCTCGCGTACAACGGGAACCTCGTCGGCAGCGGGGAGGGGCCCGCGCTGTTCGACATGTGGCGCAAGTACAGCGGCGGGTCGATGGCCCGCTACGACCGCGACGGGAAGATGCTCTCCGAGGTTGTCGACCCGCTGCAGCACCACGACGCCCACCACCTCGATGACGGGCGGATCCTCTACGCCGCGCTCGAACCGCTCACCGGCAACCGCGCACGCGCGGTCCGCGGCGGCCACCCCGGCACCGAGGCCGCCGGCCCCGACGGGACGCCGACCGTCTACGCCGACACCATCCAGGAGGTGGGCCCCGACGGTGAGCTGCTGTGGTCCTGGAACGCCTTCGACCACCTCGACGTCCTCGACTTCCCCCTGCAGGCGCACTACTGGCGCGAGCACTGGCCACTGATCAACAGCGTGCAGCCGCTCGGCGACGACGCCGTGGTCGCCAGTCTGCGCAGCGTCTCCGCGGTCGTCGTGATCGACCGCGCGACGGGGGACGTCCGCACCGTCGCCGACCCTGAGACCGTGGCGCAGCAGCACCACGTCACCCCTCTCGACAGCGGAACCCTCCTGGTCTTCGACAACGGGACGTTCCGGCACGGGGAGTCCGTGACCTACAGCCGCGTGATCGAGCTCGACCCCGCGGACGGCTCCGTCGTCTGGCAGTACGCCGACAACCCGCGCGAGGCCTTCTTCACGCCCTTCATGGGAGGCGCGCAACGGCTCTGGAACGGCAACACCCTAATCACCGAGGCCGCGTTCGGGCGGCTGTTCGAGGTCACGGCCGAGGGCCGGGTGGTGTGGGAGTTCGTGGTCCCGCAGTTCTCCGCCTACCCCGATCCTTCGACGCGAACGGTCTTCCCTGCCGTGGGGAACGCAGTCTTCCGCGCCTACCGCTATCCCGCGGAGCAGGTCCAGGCCTGGGGCCTCGCGTGA
- a CDS encoding LGFP repeat-containing protein — protein MKKYVTRRFVGVIAGLGAAAVIVTGCSNASDTASSATSAAGSAASDATAAVGSAAASVSSAVAGATPEAKVKDSDGKEITLIGPVAAKYNAATPEQRADLGAALTGERSSGKRDNGVVFQQFKGGVIVAKNNNADTPAFITWGKIRDAWNVNRDTTGNPAANGANGSVGPLGVPTSDETTEGTVKTSTFEHGKITFDTTTGKVEVTVNGKQVAAN, from the coding sequence ATGAAGAAGTACGTGACTCGTCGGTTTGTCGGCGTCATTGCAGGCCTCGGAGCCGCTGCAGTGATCGTGACCGGATGCAGCAACGCGAGCGATACCGCGTCGTCGGCGACCAGCGCTGCCGGCAGTGCCGCCTCGGATGCGACCGCTGCTGTGGGGAGTGCTGCCGCTAGCGTGTCCTCGGCGGTCGCTGGCGCAACCCCGGAGGCCAAGGTCAAAGATTCAGATGGCAAAGAGATCACTCTGATCGGTCCGGTCGCCGCGAAGTACAACGCCGCTACACCTGAGCAGCGCGCCGATCTGGGCGCAGCACTGACTGGTGAACGTAGTTCGGGCAAGCGTGACAATGGCGTCGTCTTCCAGCAGTTCAAGGGCGGGGTGATCGTTGCAAAGAACAACAACGCTGACACGCCTGCGTTCATCACGTGGGGCAAGATCCGCGACGCCTGGAACGTTAACCGCGACACTACGGGCAACCCGGCCGCGAACGGCGCCAACGGCTCCGTCGGCCCCCTCGGCGTTCCCACCAGCGACGAGACCACCGAGGGCACGGTCAAGACGAGCACCTTCGAACACGGCAAGATCACGTTCGACACCACGACCGGCAAAGTCGAGGTCACCGTCAACGGCAAGCAGGTCGCAGCGAACTAG
- a CDS encoding ArsR/SmtB family transcription factor — MSSESSSDLQEVNARLEAIEQRLHALEASGDAKIVSSLRTPPDDAASSTELPLVRISNFFSAIGNPTRLSIIRALAEGAKTPAEILSAVEIESKGKMYHHLRTLTGTSILARTAGGAYQISSDYMARVIAEMSAVALEVTASH; from the coding sequence ATGTCCAGCGAATCATCCTCTGATCTTCAGGAAGTTAACGCGCGCCTAGAAGCTATTGAACAACGACTGCATGCGCTGGAGGCTAGCGGAGACGCTAAAATAGTTTCAAGCCTGCGAACCCCGCCGGATGACGCCGCGTCGAGCACCGAATTGCCACTGGTCCGGATATCCAACTTCTTCTCAGCCATAGGAAATCCGACGCGACTGTCTATTATACGAGCTCTAGCCGAAGGCGCGAAAACACCTGCGGAAATTCTGAGCGCCGTAGAAATCGAGTCGAAAGGAAAAATGTACCACCACCTGCGAACCCTTACCGGCACCTCAATCCTAGCCCGCACCGCAGGAGGCGCCTACCAAATTTCGAGTGACTACATGGCGCGTGTCATTGCCGAGATGAGTGCTGTGGCGCTAGAGGTGACCGCGAGCCACTAA
- a CDS encoding IS256 family transposase → MDDGRQPTEQELQLARELVAQAREQGASMSAPGMLRALTKTMLETALDEEITEHLGYDKHHIEGRGSGNSRNGARTKTVITETVGPIEIEVPRDREGSFDPKIVAKHQRRLNGVDEIVLSLAARGLTSGDIVAHFDQIYGASISKDTISRITDKIVEEMTGWFNRPLEPIYVAVFIDALHIKVRDGQVANRPFYAAIGVDLDGHKDVLGIWAGEGGGESAKFWYAVLSSLKSRGVNDVFFLVCDGLKGLPASVAAVWPETIVQTCVIHLLRNSFKYVPRQHWDTLKRDLKPIYTAIDATAAEAALDALDDTWGQKYPTMIRLWRNAWDEFIPFLDYNIEVRRVLYSTNAIESLNARYRRAVKARGHFPTEQAALKTLYLVTRALDPSGRGQNRWAARWKPALNAFAITFADRIPGLNRDQG, encoded by the coding sequence ATGGACGATGGCAGGCAACCAACTGAGCAGGAGCTGCAGCTCGCGCGGGAGCTCGTCGCGCAGGCCCGGGAGCAGGGTGCGTCGATGAGCGCGCCGGGGATGCTGCGGGCGTTGACGAAGACGATGCTCGAGACCGCCCTCGATGAGGAGATCACCGAGCACCTGGGCTACGACAAACACCACATCGAGGGTCGAGGAAGCGGGAACTCCCGCAACGGTGCCAGGACGAAGACAGTGATCACCGAGACCGTCGGGCCGATCGAGATTGAGGTGCCACGCGATCGGGAGGGCTCGTTTGATCCGAAGATCGTCGCCAAGCATCAACGTCGTCTGAATGGGGTTGATGAGATCGTCTTATCCCTCGCTGCGAGGGGGCTGACCAGCGGCGATATCGTCGCGCATTTCGATCAGATCTACGGCGCCTCGATTAGCAAGGACACGATCTCCCGGATTACGGACAAGATCGTCGAGGAGATGACCGGCTGGTTCAACCGGCCGCTGGAGCCGATCTATGTCGCGGTGTTCATCGATGCCCTGCACATCAAGGTCCGCGACGGGCAAGTCGCTAACCGGCCGTTTTACGCGGCGATCGGCGTTGATCTCGACGGGCACAAGGATGTCCTAGGGATCTGGGCCGGCGAAGGCGGCGGGGAGTCGGCGAAGTTCTGGTACGCGGTGCTGAGCAGCCTCAAAAGCCGCGGCGTGAACGACGTGTTCTTCCTCGTCTGTGACGGATTGAAGGGCTTGCCGGCGTCGGTGGCCGCGGTCTGGCCGGAGACGATCGTGCAGACCTGCGTGATTCATCTGCTGCGCAACAGCTTCAAGTACGTGCCTCGCCAGCACTGGGACACTCTCAAACGCGATCTCAAGCCGATCTACACCGCCATCGACGCCACCGCCGCAGAGGCAGCTCTGGACGCTCTCGACGACACCTGGGGGCAGAAGTATCCGACGATGATCCGGCTCTGGCGCAATGCCTGGGACGAGTTCATTCCGTTCCTGGACTACAACATCGAAGTCCGGCGGGTGCTCTACTCCACCAACGCCATCGAGAGTCTCAATGCCAGGTACCGGCGGGCAGTCAAAGCCCGCGGGCATTTCCCGACCGAGCAGGCAGCGTTGAAAACGCTGTACCTTGTGACCAGGGCGCTCGATCCGTCCGGTCGGGGCCAGAACCGGTGGGCGGCCCGCTGGAAACCCGCCCTGAACGCGTTCGCGATCACCTTCGCCGACCGCATCCCCGGCCTCAACCGAGACCAGGGCTAA